From the Herpetosiphon gulosus genome, one window contains:
- a CDS encoding metal ABC transporter substrate-binding protein → MRRYSLVLLLVLMVGCGQSTATVQPSQVSQSQQQTTTADQIMPTATTISTAPVSQIRVVTTMSILADVIKQVGGERVIVDNIIPLGAGPEDYQATPGDSQKIADANIVFFNGHALEEWLEPLFENAGGSEQPRVELSAGFEVIEEEHADEEHADEEHADEHAHEEGNPHFWLDPTYVMSYTLTIRDQLSAIDPSGKDVYTANAEAYLGQLQALDQELQGLAAQIPAERRKLVTNHDAFPYFAHHYGFEVAGVLLENPEAELSAGDLAALVESVKASGVPAIFSESQFNQKTAQLLADEAGIETIAVLYTDTLGSDTATSYIDMMRYNMNTIVAALK, encoded by the coding sequence ATGCGTCGATATAGTTTAGTGTTGTTGCTGGTGTTGATGGTTGGTTGTGGCCAAAGCACTGCCACAGTTCAGCCAAGCCAAGTTAGCCAAAGCCAACAACAAACCACCACCGCTGATCAAATTATGCCAACGGCAACGACAATTAGCACCGCGCCAGTCAGCCAAATTCGCGTCGTCACAACCATGAGCATTTTGGCCGATGTGATCAAGCAAGTTGGTGGCGAACGGGTGATTGTTGATAATATTATTCCCTTGGGTGCTGGCCCTGAAGATTATCAAGCTACGCCTGGCGATAGCCAAAAAATCGCCGATGCCAATATTGTGTTCTTCAATGGTCATGCGCTTGAGGAATGGCTCGAACCCTTGTTTGAAAATGCTGGGGGCAGCGAGCAGCCACGAGTTGAATTATCGGCTGGCTTTGAAGTGATTGAGGAAGAACACGCCGACGAAGAACACGCTGATGAAGAACATGCTGATGAGCACGCTCACGAAGAGGGCAACCCGCACTTTTGGCTCGACCCAACCTATGTCATGTCGTATACCTTGACAATTCGCGACCAACTCAGCGCGATCGATCCTAGTGGCAAAGATGTGTATACAGCTAATGCCGAGGCTTATCTCGGACAACTGCAAGCGCTCGACCAAGAATTACAAGGCTTGGCAGCCCAAATTCCGGCTGAACGGCGTAAACTGGTGACCAACCACGATGCTTTTCCTTATTTTGCCCATCACTATGGCTTTGAGGTTGCTGGGGTATTGTTGGAAAACCCCGAAGCTGAGCTTTCGGCTGGCGATTTAGCAGCCTTAGTCGAGAGCGTCAAGGCCAGTGGTGTGCCGGCAATTTTCTCTGAATCGCAGTTCAACCAAAAAACTGCCCAATTACTGGCTGATGAAGCTGGGATTGAGACAATTGCGGTGTTGTATACCGACACTTTAGGCAGCGATACTGCAACTTCCTATATCGACATGATGCGGTACAATATGAATACTATTGTTGCTGCGCTCAAATAA
- the queG gene encoding tRNA epoxyqueuosine(34) reductase QueG — protein MTNNLAAAVRAQAAQLGFNLVGITPATPSPTLDAYQAWVEAGMYGEMGYLARPDRQARRQDLNVIVPNVRSLIIVALDYRTQPIPASLLNDPSRGRIAAYAWGIDYHDLMTPRLQELANWLQAQIAEPVQQRVYVDTGAILERSHAQQAGLGFIGKNTMLISPQRGSFFFLGEILTTYEFEAYDQPAPATMCGSCSRCLQACPTQAFPKPHVLDARRCISYLTIEYKGSIPRELRPQMANWIVGCDVCQDVCPWQRFGVQSQESAFFPIDHDRAAPPLVSLLTLDAASFGERYGEAAISRLKRDRLVRNACVAAGNWRDPKILPLLAPLLDDASSLVREHAAWAVGRNFDDSATSLLQQALQTETEPSVHNELLQSLQER, from the coding sequence ATGACGAACAATCTTGCTGCGGCAGTTCGAGCACAGGCGGCTCAATTAGGCTTTAATCTGGTCGGCATTACGCCTGCTACGCCATCGCCCACCTTAGATGCCTACCAAGCATGGGTTGAGGCCGGAATGTATGGCGAGATGGGCTATTTGGCACGGCCTGATCGCCAAGCGCGTCGTCAAGATTTGAATGTGATCGTGCCGAATGTGCGTTCGTTGATTATCGTGGCGCTGGATTATCGCACTCAGCCGATCCCCGCTAGTTTGCTGAACGATCCCAGCCGTGGGCGAATTGCAGCCTATGCCTGGGGTATCGATTACCATGATCTAATGACTCCACGCTTGCAAGAACTGGCGAATTGGCTACAAGCCCAAATTGCCGAGCCAGTTCAACAGCGGGTCTATGTCGATACTGGAGCGATTTTAGAGCGTTCGCATGCCCAGCAGGCTGGCTTAGGCTTTATCGGCAAAAACACCATGCTGATTAGCCCACAGCGTGGCTCGTTTTTCTTCTTGGGCGAAATTCTGACGACCTACGAATTTGAGGCTTATGATCAGCCTGCCCCGGCGACGATGTGTGGCTCGTGTAGCCGCTGTTTGCAAGCCTGCCCAACTCAAGCCTTCCCCAAACCGCATGTGCTCGATGCTCGGCGCTGCATCTCCTACCTGACGATTGAATACAAAGGCTCAATTCCGCGTGAGCTGCGCCCGCAAATGGCCAATTGGATTGTCGGCTGTGATGTCTGTCAGGATGTGTGCCCGTGGCAGCGTTTTGGTGTGCAAAGCCAAGAAAGCGCCTTCTTTCCAATTGATCATGATCGAGCGGCTCCGCCCTTGGTCAGCTTGTTGACCTTGGATGCGGCCAGTTTTGGCGAGCGCTATGGCGAGGCCGCGATTAGTCGGCTCAAGCGTGATCGCTTGGTGCGCAACGCCTGTGTGGCGGCGGGCAACTGGCGCGACCCCAAGATTTTGCCCTTGCTAGCGCCCTTGTTGGACGATGCCAGCAGCCTTGTGCGTGAGCATGCCGCGTGGGCGGTTGGCCGTAATTTCGATGATTCAGCCACGAGTTTATTACAACAAGCCCTGCAAACTGAGACCGAGCCAAGCGTGCACAATGAATTGCTGCAAAGTTTGCAAGAGCGCTAG
- a CDS encoding metal ABC transporter permease, translating into MKCTDFWNCLVVPLQFAPTQRALLAAILIGILCSVVGAFVVLQDLSFIGDALAHASFPGVVIASMLGWNIALGGAIFGVATALGVGWITRRSKVSLDTAIGVLFAGMFALGIFLLSRDRGYNKELFGLLLGDILAVRQSDLWTIVGVGGLILVVIAALYKELVLMTFDQTAAAAQGLPVGFLHYLLLSIMAITVVVAIQSIGIVLVVAMLVTPAATASLVVRRFWSMIVWGSVQGLIAATIGIYVSAYIDGVPTGSSIVLAHTAIFLLVLVLAPRKNALAGLFQRKVAD; encoded by the coding sequence ATGAAATGTACCGATTTTTGGAACTGTCTCGTGGTTCCCTTACAATTTGCGCCGACTCAACGCGCCCTGCTTGCCGCCATCCTGATTGGAATTCTGTGTTCGGTGGTCGGCGCATTTGTGGTACTCCAAGATTTATCGTTTATTGGTGATGCCTTGGCTCATGCCTCATTTCCTGGGGTGGTAATTGCCTCGATGCTCGGCTGGAACATTGCGCTGGGCGGGGCGATTTTTGGGGTGGCTACCGCTTTAGGTGTTGGTTGGATTACTCGTCGCTCCAAAGTCAGCCTTGATACCGCCATCGGAGTATTGTTTGCTGGCATGTTTGCCTTGGGCATTTTCCTGCTCTCGCGTGATCGTGGCTACAACAAAGAGCTATTTGGCTTGCTGCTTGGCGATATTCTGGCGGTGCGCCAGAGCGATCTCTGGACGATTGTTGGAGTTGGCGGATTAATCCTGGTGGTGATTGCCGCGCTCTACAAAGAATTAGTGCTAATGACCTTTGATCAAACGGCTGCGGCGGCCCAAGGCTTGCCAGTAGGATTTTTGCACTATTTGCTGCTCAGCATTATGGCGATCACGGTGGTGGTGGCGATTCAAAGCATTGGGATTGTGCTGGTGGTGGCGATGTTGGTTACGCCTGCGGCAACTGCTTCGTTGGTGGTGCGACGCTTTTGGTCGATGATCGTTTGGGGTTCGGTGCAAGGCCTAATTGCGGCAACGATTGGGATTTACGTTTCGGCCTATATCGACGGCGTACCAACTGGCTCATCGATTGTTTTGGCTCATACAGCGATCTTTTTGCTGGTATTAGTGCTTGCGCCGCGCAAAAATGCTTTAGCTGGCTTGTTTCAACGCAAAGTTGCCGACTAA
- a CDS encoding DNA methyltransferase, which translates to MADLALNHDQILLGDCRDVLPLLPPASVDLIFADPPYNLQLRGDLLRPNMTHVDAVDDDWDSFRDFAAYDAFTRTWLQACQRVLKDNGTMWVIGSYHNIYRVGTILQDLGFWILNDIVWIKRNPMPNFRGVRLTNAHETLIWCAKLPGQKYTFNYHALRHLNDDKQMRSDWEFPLCTGNERLRINGNKVHSTQKPEALLYRVLLASSNVGDVVLDPFFGTGTTGAVAKRLARHYIGIERDPSYVEAARGRIAAIEPPSSTDALQALPSNKRRIPRIPFGNLLEHGLLHAGQQLWFNRDPNLVATLLADASLRMADGTRGSIHKLGTILTGQPSCNGWEHWFFQASDGTLASIDLLRQEVRRLREQTPSADDLSEL; encoded by the coding sequence ATGGCCGATTTAGCCTTGAACCACGATCAAATCCTTTTAGGTGATTGTCGTGATGTTCTTCCATTACTGCCACCAGCCAGCGTTGACCTCATTTTCGCTGACCCGCCCTATAACTTGCAATTGCGTGGCGATTTATTGCGACCCAACATGACCCATGTTGATGCAGTTGATGATGATTGGGATTCGTTTCGGGATTTTGCTGCCTACGATGCGTTTACTCGCACTTGGTTGCAAGCATGTCAGCGCGTCTTAAAAGATAATGGCACAATGTGGGTAATTGGTAGTTATCACAATATCTATCGGGTTGGTACAATTTTGCAAGACCTTGGTTTTTGGATTTTAAACGATATTGTTTGGATTAAGCGTAATCCAATGCCAAATTTTCGTGGTGTACGCTTAACTAATGCTCATGAGACATTAATTTGGTGTGCTAAATTGCCGGGCCAGAAATATACCTTTAATTATCATGCGCTGCGCCATTTGAACGACGATAAACAAATGCGCAGCGATTGGGAATTTCCGCTGTGTACTGGCAACGAGCGCCTGCGAATCAACGGCAACAAAGTACATAGCACCCAAAAACCTGAAGCCTTGCTTTATCGAGTGCTGTTGGCAAGCTCGAATGTCGGCGATGTGGTGCTTGATCCATTTTTTGGTACTGGCACAACTGGCGCGGTGGCCAAACGTTTGGCGCGTCACTACATTGGGATCGAGCGTGATCCCAGCTATGTTGAGGCTGCGCGAGGCCGGATTGCCGCGATTGAGCCGCCTAGCAGTACCGATGCTTTACAAGCCTTACCGAGCAACAAACGGCGGATTCCACGGATTCCGTTTGGTAATTTGTTGGAACATGGCTTGTTGCATGCGGGCCAGCAATTGTGGTTCAACCGTGATCCAAACTTGGTTGCCACGCTGTTGGCCGATGCTTCGCTGCGCATGGCCGATGGTACGCGCGGCTCAATTCACAAGCTTGGCACAATTTTGACCGGCCAACCGAGTTGTAATGGCTGGGAACATTGGTTTTTTCAGGCGAGTGATGGTACTTTAGCCTCAATTGATTTGTTGCGCCAAGAGGTGCGGCGTTTACGCGAACAAACTCCTAGCGCCGATGATTTAAGTGAGTTATGA
- a CDS encoding S8 family serine peptidase, which produces MAEPILEPIQGMTAIPVSTDAILPEDLDQLYSIVGEYSGQTYSFLHSLDAQLNVRTDWFDSNQQPISYTTFLEQERAAYWASYGNFDQELVAELALKQANDYMPVMLWLSDETANKQSVITTLNSLTSQPYQFTQGQVAPTLYSALRKADLQALQWEPSIDRIYPSRSFDPQPEPLESNAIQSPLIHSALQTEYIPAFWQDENYGGGQKLAVIEPGKVRPLYVDVVASQASCTNYPFDPHATAVANVMASSGVLLGVASSAKIISSCISGDGQLEEALHWADIQGADVTNISLALEGSSQLGGPDRVVDYFIRSRHRLAVVASGNEGGFVATPAKAWNALSVGGFEDMNTIKWSGDEMLDVYSTDMTDHFVSAWQNPSNQAGAWEKPEVTAVGLLEMYGYGANNTEIKSWVGTSVAAPQVVGLVGLLLNVDPTLVSWPEAMKAIIMASSVHNIVGPLSITPNAGDLRDGAGAIVGTLARDIASSRSLSNWTSCTFSCWGVIELTDEQFPVGASIGGKIWAAAGERVRVVVAWPARATAYYHFGMETNLNLSILSPSNQLVTSSNRVNSSVEMVDFIAPVSGSYSINVVNAASPETEHRIGLAALVYNQSLLLEIDNNLFIPIAQAN; this is translated from the coding sequence ATGGCTGAACCAATTCTAGAGCCAATTCAGGGGATGACGGCCATTCCGGTCAGTACCGATGCGATCTTGCCAGAAGATCTGGATCAACTTTATAGTATTGTTGGCGAATATAGTGGGCAAACCTATAGCTTTCTTCATTCGCTTGATGCCCAATTGAATGTCCGCACTGATTGGTTTGATAGCAATCAGCAGCCCATTTCGTACACAACCTTCTTAGAACAAGAACGTGCTGCCTATTGGGCCAGTTATGGTAATTTTGATCAAGAACTGGTTGCTGAACTGGCGTTGAAGCAAGCCAACGATTATATGCCTGTGATGCTTTGGCTCAGTGATGAAACCGCCAATAAACAATCGGTCATCACCACCCTCAATAGTCTGACCAGTCAACCCTATCAATTTACCCAAGGGCAGGTTGCCCCAACCTTGTACTCTGCGTTGCGTAAAGCCGATCTCCAGGCATTGCAATGGGAACCAAGCATCGATCGTATCTATCCCTCGCGCTCATTTGATCCACAGCCCGAGCCGTTGGAAAGTAATGCGATCCAATCGCCACTGATTCATAGCGCCCTGCAAACGGAATACATTCCAGCATTCTGGCAAGATGAGAACTATGGAGGAGGGCAGAAACTAGCAGTGATCGAACCAGGCAAAGTCCGCCCCTTATATGTTGATGTGGTTGCCAGCCAAGCCTCATGTACGAATTATCCTTTTGACCCGCATGCGACAGCCGTTGCCAATGTGATGGCCAGCAGTGGTGTGCTCCTTGGGGTTGCTTCATCTGCCAAGATTATATCTAGCTGTATTAGTGGTGATGGGCAATTAGAGGAGGCCTTGCATTGGGCCGATATACAAGGCGCAGATGTTACCAATATCAGCCTTGCCTTGGAAGGATCTTCCCAATTAGGCGGCCCAGATCGGGTTGTTGATTACTTTATCCGCAGCCGTCATCGATTAGCTGTGGTTGCATCAGGAAATGAAGGAGGATTCGTCGCCACACCTGCCAAAGCATGGAATGCCTTATCAGTTGGCGGCTTTGAGGATATGAACACCATCAAATGGTCTGGTGATGAAATGCTTGATGTTTATTCCACTGATATGACAGACCATTTTGTTTCCGCATGGCAGAATCCATCGAATCAAGCAGGAGCCTGGGAAAAACCTGAGGTAACAGCGGTAGGCCTCTTAGAAATGTATGGGTATGGGGCGAATAATACTGAGATCAAATCGTGGGTAGGCACAAGTGTCGCTGCTCCACAAGTAGTTGGATTAGTTGGGCTACTTTTGAATGTTGATCCTACCTTAGTTAGCTGGCCCGAGGCCATGAAGGCGATCATTATGGCTTCATCAGTCCATAATATTGTTGGCCCTCTCTCAATTACGCCCAATGCAGGCGACTTGCGTGATGGGGCTGGGGCGATTGTGGGAACTTTAGCTCGCGATATTGCCAGCAGCCGTAGTTTGAGCAATTGGACAAGTTGCACCTTTTCATGTTGGGGGGTAATCGAACTCACTGATGAGCAATTTCCAGTCGGCGCATCGATTGGCGGTAAAATCTGGGCCGCCGCAGGCGAACGGGTGCGGGTGGTAGTCGCTTGGCCTGCCCGCGCGACGGCATACTATCATTTTGGCATGGAAACGAATTTAAATTTATCGATCCTAAGTCCAAGTAACCAACTGGTAACAAGTTCAAATCGCGTCAATAGTAGCGTTGAGATGGTCGATTTCATTGCACCCGTCAGTGGCAGTTATTCGATTAACGTGGTCAATGCGGCAAGCCCAGAAACCGAGCATCGGATCGGGCTTGCCGCCCTTGTTTATAATCAAAGCTTGTTACTCGAAATTGACAACAACCTTTTTATCCCCATCGCCCAAGCTAATTAA
- a CDS encoding metal ABC transporter ATP-binding protein, with protein MAAVASQAHIRLQSTTSLAPALEVRQLTIRYDQRTVLSDVSFQAQSSQLIGIIGPNGAGKTSLIKAILGLIPSTGQILVAGQALAKRSRKVAYVPQISAVNWRFPASVRDVVLMGRYGQLGWLRRPKKADYALADAALEQVNMQDFAERSIADLSGGQQQRVFLARALAQEPDVLLLDEPISGVDVPTQEVILHLLRDLSSAGRTLLVTTHHLQHLEHHFDALLCLNQRLIAYGPPTAVMTREVVEATFGRSLVLVPSAERIILDCNHGNCTEKQALTDSNTANNVN; from the coding sequence ATGGCAGCGGTTGCTTCCCAAGCGCATATTCGGCTTCAATCGACCACCAGTCTGGCTCCAGCGCTTGAAGTTCGTCAACTTACTATTCGGTATGATCAACGCACAGTGCTTAGCGATGTTTCGTTTCAGGCCCAATCTAGCCAATTAATTGGGATTATCGGCCCCAACGGGGCTGGCAAAACCTCATTGATCAAAGCAATTTTAGGCCTAATTCCTTCAACAGGCCAAATTTTGGTGGCTGGTCAAGCCTTGGCCAAGCGTTCGCGCAAAGTGGCCTATGTCCCGCAAATTAGCGCGGTCAATTGGCGCTTTCCGGCCAGTGTACGCGATGTTGTGCTGATGGGGCGTTATGGCCAGCTTGGTTGGCTGCGTCGCCCGAAAAAAGCCGATTATGCCCTCGCCGATGCTGCGCTCGAACAAGTCAATATGCAAGATTTTGCCGAACGCTCAATCGCTGATCTTTCTGGTGGTCAGCAACAGCGGGTCTTTTTAGCGCGAGCATTGGCCCAAGAACCCGATGTTTTGCTGCTTGATGAGCCAATCAGCGGCGTTGATGTACCAACTCAAGAGGTCATTTTGCATCTGCTGCGCGATCTGAGCAGTGCAGGCCGCACGCTTTTAGTCACGACCCACCATTTGCAACATCTTGAACATCATTTTGATGCGTTGCTTTGCTTGAACCAACGCCTGATTGCCTATGGCCCGCCGACCGCCGTTATGACTCGCGAAGTGGTTGAAGCCACCTTTGGTCGTTCGTTGGTTTTAGTGCCAAGCGCTGAGCGCATCATTCTCGATTGCAACCATGGCAATTGCACCGAAAAACAGGCTTTGACTGATAGTAATACTGCTAATAATGTAAATTAG